TCACTACTCACTGCTCACTGAAGTATGAAGCACCGCTTACCCCTATTATTCGCGCTCCTCAAGTTTGTTTCGGGGCTATTGCTGGCCGGCTACGGCACCTACGAGCTGCACCGCGACGAATACCTGTACCTCGACTACGGCCGGCACCTGGCCTGGGGCTACATCGAAGTGCCGCCCCTCACTGCCCTGCAAAGCTGGGTATCGCTGGCGCTGGGCGGCGGGTTTTTCTGGGTGAAAGCGTGGCCGCTGCTCTGGGGCAGCCTTACTATTTATATCGTGGTGCGGCTGGCGCAGCGGCTGGGTGGCGGGCCGTGGGCGCAGGCGCTGGCCGGCGTGTGCTACCTCACTACGGCCTACGGCCGGGTTAATCTGCTGTTTCAACCCAATGCGTTTGAAATATTCAGCTTTACACTCGGAATTTATTTACTGGTGCGCCACGCCCAGCCCGACGGCCAGCCCCGGCACCTTTATTGGCTGGGTTTGGTGCTGGGGCTGGGCATTCTCAACAAATACACCACCTTCTTTTTTGGTGCCGCCGTGCTGGCGGCGCTCCTGCTCACCACCCCGCGCCTATTTGCCCGGCGGCCCGTCTGGCTGGCGGGTGGCCTGGCGCTGCTGGTAGCGGCACCCACGCTATGGTGGCAGCTGCGCCACGGCTTACCCTTTCGCCACCATATGGCCCTGCTGCACGACACGCAGCTGGTGCACGTAACGCTAGCCAGCTTCTGGAGCGCCCAGCTCCTGCTGTGCTTTGCGGCGCTGCTGGTGTGGGTGCCGGGGCTATGGGCGGCCCTGCGCGGGCAGCCCGCGCCGGCGGTCCGCGTAGCCGGACTCGTATTCGTGGTCGGGCTGCTTATTCTGACCATCCTGCATGGCAAAAGCTACTATAGCTTAGGCTATTACCCGGCATTGTTTGCGATTGGGGCCGTGTGGTGGCAAACCCGGCTGGCCGGCCGGTCAGGCCTGCGAATAGCCTTGCTGGCCCTGCCGCTGTTATTGTGGGTGCCCATCGTGCGCGACATCTTTCCCATTCTGCCGCCAGCGGCCATGGCGCGTCTCAGCCAGCGGCCTTTGCACCAGAAGCTGGGTCTCAACCGCTGGGAAGATGGCCAGGTGCACCCGCTGCCCCAGGATTTTGCCGATATGCTGGGCTGGCACGAGCTGGCCGACAAAACCTGGCTGGCCTACCAGGCCCTGCCCGACTCCACGCGCGCCCGCACGCTCATCAAGTGCGACGACTATGGTCAGGCCGGGGCCCTCAACTACTACAATCGCGGCCGGGCAATGCCCGCCGCTACCAGCTTCAATGGCAGCTACTTGTATTGGTTTCCGGCGCTGCCGGCCCGGCCCTGGCGCAACCTGCTGCTCGTGGGTGAAGGCCACCCCGATGAACTCGTGCCTTATTTCCAGGAGTTTCGTAAAGTGGGCGAAATGACCACGCCCTACGCCCGCGAGCGCGGGGTTACTATTTACCTCGGCATAAACCCCAGCCCGGCCCTGCTGGCCCGCGCCTACGGCGAGCGGCGCACCGAATTAGCGGCCTGGGAAGGCAACCTGAAGTACTAGCTCACCTGGTATCGGTCGCTCCCGGCTCCCGGCCCGGCCCCAGCAACCGCACGGTAGCGTAGGCAATGAGCAAAAAAGCCCAGAAAACGACCGTGACGCCCCAGGTGCGCGGGTAAGTGAAAGGGTGCTGAATCCGGTTCAGGATATCGTAGAATAGCGTAAACGGGTTGCTGAGCACATCCCAGGAATTATACCTCAGAAAACGTCCGAGATACACACCAAACGCGCTTAGGCCCAGGGCGGCCGTCGCAAACCCCCAGCCCGCCCAGAAGCCCAGGCGCTGGCGCACCAGCGTGTGCATGTCGAGCAGCGAGGCGAAGGCCAGCATCAGCCCGTTCCAGGCGCAGGACATGATGAGGGCCAGGTCGTACCAGTAGGGTACGCCGGGCCGGGGCTCCAGGTGAAAGAGGTCGGTAATGAGGTAAGGCGCATTGGGGAAAAACAGCAGCCATACCAGGCCGATGGGGAGCAGCAGCCGCGCGCCGGGCGGCCGGGTGGCCAGGTGCAGCGCGGCGCTCAGCCCAAACGGTATAGCGGCCAGAAACAGGTTCCAGAGCAGAAAAACGAACAGCAGCTGCCGGGTGATAACTAGTCGCGCCGCAATAAGCGTGAAGCTCAGGGCCAGCGACAGCCCCAATACCAGCAGCAGCGGCAGCCGGCGCCGCAGCGCCGCAACAGAAAGTGGCATAAGCAGCAAGCCTGGCGAAGGCGCTAAGGTAAGCAGCGGGCCGGATAGCGACCCCAGCCAGGTAGCTGGCCCGCCGCTTGAGCTTTTTACATCTCCCTGCTCCCCTCCCGTACCTTTGCGCTGGCCAACGCCGGCCCTTCCCTTCCGCATGACCCACTTGTATCGTGCTGCCGCCTGCCGGTTCTGGCGGCAGCTGCTTCTACTGCCACTTGTGCTGCTGAGCCTGAGCGCAACCGCCCAGGGCCAGCTGGCGCGCTACCGCACCGGCAAAATGCAGCTCGACCAGGGCCACTACGCCACGGCCATGCAGGAGCTGGAGCCGCTGGCCCAGCCCATCAATAAGTTTGCCCAGGCCGGCGATGCCGCCTACCTCTACGCGGTAGCGGCCACCCGCCTGGGTCAGTGGGCCGAGGCCGAGCAGATGCTCAATCTTATTCGCAACCAATAT
The sequence above is drawn from the Hymenobacter baengnokdamensis genome and encodes:
- a CDS encoding DUF1361 domain-containing protein, with the protein product MPLSVAALRRRLPLLLVLGLSLALSFTLIAARLVITRQLLFVFLLWNLFLAAIPFGLSAALHLATRPPGARLLLPIGLVWLLFFPNAPYLITDLFHLEPRPGVPYWYDLALIMSCAWNGLMLAFASLLDMHTLVRQRLGFWAGWGFATAALGLSAFGVYLGRFLRYNSWDVLSNPFTLFYDILNRIQHPFTYPRTWGVTVVFWAFLLIAYATVRLLGPGREPGATDTR
- a CDS encoding ArnT family glycosyltransferase — encoded protein: MKHRLPLLFALLKFVSGLLLAGYGTYELHRDEYLYLDYGRHLAWGYIEVPPLTALQSWVSLALGGGFFWVKAWPLLWGSLTIYIVVRLAQRLGGGPWAQALAGVCYLTTAYGRVNLLFQPNAFEIFSFTLGIYLLVRHAQPDGQPRHLYWLGLVLGLGILNKYTTFFFGAAVLAALLLTTPRLFARRPVWLAGGLALLVAAPTLWWQLRHGLPFRHHMALLHDTQLVHVTLASFWSAQLLLCFAALLVWVPGLWAALRGQPAPAVRVAGLVFVVGLLILTILHGKSYYSLGYYPALFAIGAVWWQTRLAGRSGLRIALLALPLLLWVPIVRDIFPILPPAAMARLSQRPLHQKLGLNRWEDGQVHPLPQDFADMLGWHELADKTWLAYQALPDSTRARTLIKCDDYGQAGALNYYNRGRAMPAATSFNGSYLYWFPALPARPWRNLLLVGEGHPDELVPYFQEFRKVGEMTTPYARERGVTIYLGINPSPALLARAYGERRTELAAWEGNLKY